The genomic window CGCCTCGGTGTAGAGCCACTCGTTGCGCGGGTCCTTGACCCGGGCGACGACGCGGGCGACGGCGAACTCGGTCTTGGCCAGCAGCGAGACCACCAGGTTGGCCTTGTCGTCGCCGGTGGCCGCCACGACGACGTCGCAGGTGGCCAGCTGGGCCTCCTCGAGCGAGGAGACCTCGCACGCGTCGGCCTGCACCCACTCCGCGCCCGGCACCGAGCGGGTGCGCACCTTGCGGCCGTCCTTCTCGATGAGCATCACGGTGTGCCCGTTGCTGAGCAGCTCCCCGGCGATGGAGCGGCCGACCGCTCCGGCGCCCACGATGGCGACGCGCATCAGGCCCTGCCTCCCTCGGGCTGCTGCTCGACCGCGTGGTGGACCCGGTCGGAGATCTCGTCGGTCGCCGCGACGACGAGCTGGTCGCCGTCCTGCAGCACGGTGGCGGAGGTGGGCAGGAGCGCCTCGCCGAAGCGGACCAGCCACGCGGCCCGCGCGCCGGAGGCGGCCTCGAGCTCGGCGAGCTTGCGGCCCACCCACCCGTCGGTGACGGTCACGCGCATCAGCAGCACCCGGCCGGTGGGCTCCCGCCAGATCTCGCTGACCTTGACCGACAGCAGCTCGCGCAGCAGCCGGTTCACCGTCCACGGGACGGTGGCCACGCTGGGGATGCCCATGCGCTCGAACACCTCGGCGCGCTTGGAGTCGTAGATCCGGGCGACGACGTGCTGGACGCCGAAGGTCTCCCGGGCGACGCGGGCGCTGATGATGTTGGAGTTGTCGCCGCTGCTGACGGCGGCGAAGGCCCCGGCGGAGTCGATGCCGGCGTCGAGCAGGGTCTGCCGGTCGAAACCCAGGCCGGTCACCTGCCGGCCGCCGAAGTCGGGGCCCAGCCGGCGGAAGGCCTCGGGGTCCTGGTCGATCACCGCGACGCTGTGACCGATCTGCTCCAGCCGCCGCGCGATGGCCGAGCCGACGCGGCCGCAGCCCATGACGACCACGTGCACGTGTCGCTCCCGGATGCCTCGCACGGGCGCCGTCCGCCCGCGGTCCAGGGCGCGAAGCTACACCCGGAGGCCGGGGATCCGGGGACGCGTCCCGGATCACACGACCCCTCCGAGCGGGCGGGCCGCGGCAGGCGGCACCGGGTGCCCCCGCGTCCGTACCATCGCCGCCGTGCCCAAGCTGTCCGACCTCGGACAACTCCCCAAACGGCTCGTGCTGGGCCGCCCGGTCCGCAGCGACCGCGTGGGGGAGTCCCTGCTCCCGAAGTCCCTGGCCCTGCCGATCTTCGCCAGCGACCCGCTCTCCTCGGTGGCCTACGCCACGCAGGAGATCCTGATCGTCCTGACGCTGGCCGGCACCGCCTTCCTCTTCCTCGCGCCGTGGCTCGCCGTCGTCGTCGTCCTGCTGCTGGCGACCGTCGTCCTCTCCTACCGGCAGGTCGTGCACGCCTACCCCTCGGGGGGCGGTGACTACGAGGTCGCGATGAAGAACCACGGGCAGTTCGCCGGGCTCACCGTCGCCAGCGCCCTGCTGGTCGACTACGTGCTCACCGTCGCCGTCTCGGTCTCGGCCGGCACCGACAACATCATCTCGGCGTTCCCCACGCTCAACGAGCACCGTGTGCTCATCGCCATCGGCCTGGTCGCGCTGCTGGCGGCGACCAACCTGCGCGGCGTCCGGGAGTCGGGCAAGACCTTCGCCGTCCCGACCTACCTGTTCGTCGCCGGGATCATGGTCATGATCGTCACCGGGCTGGTCCGCGACTTCCTCACCGACTCCCCGGTGGTCGCCGAGAGCGCCGGCTGGTCCGTCACGCCCGAGGCGGGGTACGACGACCTGGGCGGCGTCGCGCTGGTGTTCTTCGCGCTGCGCGCCTTCGCGTCCGGCTGCACCGCGCTCACCGGCGTCGAGGCGATCGCCAACGGCGTCCCGGCCTTCCGGCCGCCCAAGTCGCGCAACGCCGCGACGACGCTGGCGCTCATGGGCGGCATCGCCGCCACGATGTTCGCCGGGGTCACCGCGCTGGCCCTCCTCGGCGACGTCCGCTACGCGGAGAACACCTGCGACCTGATCGGGTTCCCCGGCAACTGCGAGACCGACCCGCAGCGCACGGTCATCGCGCAGCTGGCCGCGGCCACCTTCGGCGGGGACACCTCGGTCGGGTTCTTCTACATCCAGGCGGCCACCGCGCTGGTGCTCGTGCTCGCGGCCAACACCGCCTTCAACGGCTTCCCGCTGCTGGGCTCGGTGCTCGCGCAGGACCGCTTCCTGCCCCGCCAGCTGCACACCCGCGGTGACAAGCTCGTCTACAGCAACGGCATCCTGCTGCTGGCCGGCTTCGCGGCGCTGCTGATCCTCGCCTTCCAGGCCGATCCCAACCGGCTGATCCAGATGTACATCGTCGGCGTCTTCACCAGCTTCTCGATCGGCCAGTGGGGCATGGTCCGGCACTGGAACCGCGAGATCCGGCTCTCCGACGACGCGGCCGCCAAGCGGGCGATGCGCCGCTCGCAGGTCATCAACACCATCGGCGGCAGCCTCACCACGGCGGTGCTGGTGGTCATCGTGATCACCAAGTTCACCCGCGGCGCCTACCTGGTCATCCTGGTGATGCCGGTCCTGTTCCTGCTCATGAAGGCCATCAACAGGCACTACTCGCACGTGGCCGAGCAGCTCGTGCCCGACCAGGACGCCCGGCTGCTGCCGAGCAGGGTGCACGCCATCGTGCTGGTGTCGAAGGTGCACAAGCCGACGCTGCGCGCGCTCGCCTTCGCCCGGGCCACGCGTCCCGACGTCCTCACCGCGCTCACGGTCAACGTCGACGAGAACGACACCCGCGGGCTGCAGGCCGACTGGGAGCGCTACGACATCCCCGTGCCGCTCACCGTGCTGGAGTCGCCGTACCGGGAGATCACCCGGCCGGTCGTCGACTACGTCAAGGCGATCCGCCGGCAGAGCCCCCGCGAGCTGGTCATCGTCTTCGTGCCGCAGTACGTCGTCGGGCACTGGTGGGAGAACGTGCTGCACAACCAGAGCGCGCTGCGGCTGCGCGCCCGGCTGCAGTTCCAGCCCGGCGTCATGATCACCACGGTGCCGTGGCAGCTGGAGAGCTCGGTCGGCCGGGGCGAGGACGACCGCCGGGACGGCCCCATGCCCGGCGACCTGCGCCGCGGCCTCACCGACGACCAGGTCGAGGCCACCCCGTATGGCTGAAGGACCACCCTCCCCCCCACGCCCCGCACGCTCGGCGCGGGGTCCTGGAGGGCGGCCGGGGAAGGGCCTCGGGTGGACCGGCCGGGAGTTCGAGGTGACGGTCGGCCCGGTCGCCCACGGCGGTCACTGCGTCGCCCGGCACGAGGGGCGCGTCGTCTTCGTCCGCCACACCCTGCCCGGCGAGCGGGTCGTCGTCCGGGTCACCGAGGACCGCCAGCCCGGCTACTGCCGCGCCGACGCCGTCGAGGTGCTCGAGGCCTCGCCCGACCGGATCGAGCGGCCCTGCCCGTACAGCGGGCCGGGGCGCTGCGGGGGCTGCGACTGGCAGCACGTGTCCTGGGAGGGGCAGCGGCGCCTGAAGGCCGACGTGGTCCGCGAGCAGCTCACCCGGCTGGGCGGGCTGGACGCCGGCGACCCGCTGCTGGCCGGCCTCGACGTCGAGCCGCTGCCCGGCGGGCCGCTGCGCTGGCGGTCGCGGGCGCGCTTCGCCGTCGACCGGACCGGCGCGCCCGGGCTGCGGCGGCACCGCTCGCACGACGTCGTCCTGCTCGACGACTGCCCGATCACCGTCGAGCCCGCGGCGCAGGCGGTGCTGGCTCGGCGCTGGCCGGGCGCCGGCGCGGTCGACGTCGCCGTCGACTCGGCCGGCACGGTGACCACCACCCGCCTGGACCGCCGCGGCGTGCCGACGTCGACCCGGGTGCTGCGGGCCGGCGAGGACGTGCCGGGCGAGACCCGGCGGCGGGCCGGGCGCCGGGCGGCCGGACGCGACTGGGAGGTCGAGGGCACCGGCTTCTGGCAGGTGCACGAGTCGGCCGCCGACGCGCTCGTGGCCGCCGTCACCGCTGCGGCGGGTGTGCGACCGGGGGAGTCGGTGCTCGACCTCTACGCCGGCGCCGGCCTGTTCGGCGGCGCGCTGGCGCCGGCGGCGGGGGAGTCCGGCCGGGTGGTGTGCGTGGAGGCCGACGCCGAGGCGTGCGCCGCGGCCGAGGCCAACCTCGCCGGGCTGCCGCAGGCCGAGGTCTGGCAGGGCGAGGTGGACGCCGAGGGGCTCACCGGCCTGCTCGAGGAGCTCGGCGGCAGCCCCGACGTCGTGGTGCTCGACCCGCCGCGGGCGGGCGCGGGCCCGGCGGTCAGCCGGGTGCTGGCCGGCACCGGCGCGCGTGCCGTCGTCTACGTCGCCTGCGACCCGGCGTCCCTGGGCCGCGACGTCGCCGCGTTCGCCGCCGCCGGGTACCGCCTGGCCGCGCTGCGCGCCTTCGACGCCTTCCCCATGACCGCGCACGTCGAGTGCGTGGCCCTGCTGGTGCCGGGCGACGCGGGACGGTGAGGCGGGTCCTGGCGGGCCACCTGGCCGCGCCGGCGCCGGCCGTCTGCGACGCCCGCGACCGGCGCGTGGGCGTCGCCGACGTCGTCGTCTGACCCGAGGCCGGCGGCTCCACCGGCCACGAGGCCGGTCAGGGAGGGGGGCGGCCACGGCCACCGACCGCCCCGAGCACCAGGGCGCGGCGTCCGGCACCCGATGCGGGCCCGCCCTGCGACCGGCGGGGCCGCGGGCTGGCCGCGACCGGACCGGGACCGCCCCGATACGGTCTGGCGGTGACCTCCTGGGAGTACGCCTCGGTCATCACGGCCAACGACGCGGAGTCGCAGCGCGCGGGGGTGAGCGTCAAGCTCCCCAACGGCAAGCTCGAACGGCAGCAGGGGGACACCAGCTCGGTGCTCAACCGGCTCGGCGCCGAGGGCTGGGAGCTGGTCAGCTACCACTCCAGCGGTGCCGGCACCTGGGGCTTCGAGCAGTTCTGGCTCAAGCGCCAGATGTCCTAGGCGCGCGCTCCCCGGTGATCACGACCGGGTGACGCCGGCGCGCGCCGGGTCGAACACGCGTTCGACCTGCGGCAGGATGCTCCCCGTGGCTGCGAGCGTCCCCCCGGGCTGGCCGGAGCAGGTGCGGCCGGTGGGCGCTCCCGACTGGGAGCACACCGCGGTCGCCTGGCTGTTCGACCTCGTCCCGCCCGACTACCGCGCCCACGCGGTGCTGCGCCGCTATCCCGTGCTGCTGGCCCGGCTCGCCGGCGACCACGTCGCCGCCGGGCTCGAGGCGGCCCGCGCGGGGTGGCGCACGGTGCGCGTCGACCTGGCCGACCACCTGCCGCCGGACGCCATCGAGGCCGCCGTCGCCGCCTACGAGCGGGAGGGGGCGCGGCTGGCCGCGGCCGCGCGGGGCGTCGAGGTGGTGGCCGGAGCCCTGCGCGGCGAGGTCTGGGTGCCCCGGCTGTAGGGGCACCCGGGGGCCCGGCCGTCGTCCACGGGCCCCCGGGGTCCTCAGCCGGTCAGCCGGTCGGCCTCCCGGAGCGCGACCGCCAGGGCGCCGAGCACCTCCGCGCGGGCGCCGAGCGAGCCGGGGACGACGGTGAGCTGCTCGGCCGCGGCGGGGATGGCGGACTGCCCGAGCGCCCGGCGGAGCGGGTCGACCAGCAGGTCGCCGGCGGTGCCGAGCTCGCCGCCGACGACGATGCGGTCGGGGTTGAGCACGTTGACCAGGCCGCCGAGCACCTGGCCCACCGACGTGCCGGCGTCGGCGATCAGCCGCCGGCAGGCCTGGTCGCCCTCCAGCGCGCCGGCCACCAGCGAGCGCAGGTCGGCCAGGTGCGGAGCGGCGGTGCGGATGGCCTGCAGGAGTGCGGCGCCGCCGGCGGTCAGCTCCAGGCAGCCGCGGTTGCCGCAGCGGCACAGCGCGCCGGCCGGGTCCAGGCTGACGTGCCCCATCTCGCCGGCGGTGCCGGAGACGCCGCGCAGCAGGTCGCCGTCCAGGACGATCGCCCCGCCGACGCCGGTCGCCATCTTCAGGTAGATGGTGGCGCGCGAGCCGCGGCCGGCGCCCCAGCGGACCTCCGCGACGGCCCCGAGGTTGGCGTCGTTCTCCACGATGACCGGGACGCCGAGCCGCTCCTGCAGCGCGGGCGCCGGCGTCCGCCCCGACCAGGTGGGGAGGATGTTCGACCGCGCGACGGTGCCGCGGGCGCTGGCGGCCCGGCCGACGACGGGGGTGGGCAGGCCCACGACCGCGCCGACGACGTCCTCGGTGCAGGCCCCCACGCGCCGCAGCTCGGCGCGCACCTGGGAGGCCACGGTGTCCAGGACCGCGTCGGAGTCGAGGTCGGCGACCGGCAGCGTGGTGGTCTCCTCGCCGACGATCTCGTGCGAGAGGTCGGCGACGGCGACCCGGACGTGCGTGCGCCCGATATCGACGCCGACGACGACGCCCGCGCGGCGGGTGAGGTGCACCAGCCGCGCGGGGCGGCCCCCGGTCTCCACCGCGCCGGTCTCCTCCGACGGCGCGACCAGGCCGCGGTCGACGAGGTCGGACACGTACCCGGAGACCGTCGCGCGGGACAGGCCGGTGCGCTCGACCAGCTGGGCGCGGGTCGAGGGGCCGCTGACCCGCAGCTCCTGGACCAGCCGTCGCGAGGGGCCCGTGAGGTCGGGCAGCCACGGCTGGCGGGGGTCCATGGCGGGCATCGTGGGAGCCCGCCCGCGTTCTGTCAATCACCGACAGAAGTGCACAGCCCCGACCCGGTGAACGCCCCGCACAGCGTCCAGAGGTGACGGAACGTCCCCCCGCGAGTGCAGTCGGTTCGGACGGAGGTCCCGCCGTTCCGCGACTACAGTTGACCGGCGGCCTCCCGGGCCGTGCCCCGCCGCCGACAGAGAGGACACCGCCGCGCCGTGTCGCTCCTGCGCTCGCTCCGCGACCCCGCCGACCTGAGGGCGCTGCCCCCCGAGCAGCTGCCCGCGCTGGCCGCGGAGATCCGGGACGCGCTGGTCACCAGCGTGGCCCGCACCGGTGGCCACCTCGGCCCCAACCTCGGCACGGTCGAGCTCACCATCGCCCTGCACCGGGTGTTCGAGTCCCCGCGCGAGCCGATCGTCTTCGACACCGGCCACCAGGCCTACGTGCACAAGATGCTCACCGGCCGCGTCGAGGGCTTCGAGCGGCTGCGCCAGCGGGGCGGGCTGTCGGGCTACCCGAGCCGCACCGAGAGCGAGCACGACTGGGTCGAGAACAGCCACGCCTCGACGTCGCTGTCCTACGCCGACGGCCTGGCCAAGGCCTTCGCCGTCCGCGGCGAGCGCCGGCCCGTGGTGGCCGTGATCGGCGACGGCGCGCTCACCGGCGGCATGGCCTGGGAGGCGCTGAACAACATCGCCGCCGCGCAGGACCGCCCCGTGGTCATCGTCGTCAACGACAACGGGCGCTCCTACTCCCCGACGATCGGCGGTGTCGCCGACGCGCTGGCCGGCCTGCGGCTGCGGCCGGGCTACGAGCAGGCGCTGCTGGCCATCCGTCAGGCCCTGCACAAGGCGCCGGTCGTGGGCTCGGCGCTCTACGACGCGCTGCACGGCCTGAAGAAGGGCGTCAAGGACGTCCTGGCGCCGCAGGGCATGTTCGAGGACCTCGGCCTCAAGTACGTCGGCCCCGTCGACGGGCACGACGTCGAGGTCATGGAGTCGGCGCTGCGCCGGGCGCGCTCGTTCGGCCGGCCGGTCATCGTGCACGCCGTCACCACCAAGGGCTTCGGCTACGCGCCGGCCGAGACCGACCAGATCGACGCCTGGCACGCCACCGGCGTCTTCGACCCCGACAGCGGCGTGGGGCCGGCCGTCGCCCGCGACTGGACGACGGCCTTCTCCGACGAGCTGGTGCGCATCGGCGCCGAGCGCAGCGACGTCGTCGCGGTCACCGCGGCGATGCTGCACCCCACCGGGCTGGCCGCCTTCGCCGAGCGCTTCCCCGAGCGGACCTACGACGTCGGCATC from Geodermatophilus normandii includes these protein-coding regions:
- a CDS encoding potassium channel family protein; this translates as MHVVVMGCGRVGSAIARRLEQIGHSVAVIDQDPEAFRRLGPDFGGRQVTGLGFDRQTLLDAGIDSAGAFAAVSSGDNSNIISARVARETFGVQHVVARIYDSKRAEVFERMGIPSVATVPWTVNRLLRELLSVKVSEIWREPTGRVLLMRVTVTDGWVGRKLAELEAASGARAAWLVRFGEALLPTSATVLQDGDQLVVAATDEISDRVHHAVEQQPEGGRA
- a CDS encoding APC family permease — protein: MPKLSDLGQLPKRLVLGRPVRSDRVGESLLPKSLALPIFASDPLSSVAYATQEILIVLTLAGTAFLFLAPWLAVVVVLLLATVVLSYRQVVHAYPSGGGDYEVAMKNHGQFAGLTVASALLVDYVLTVAVSVSAGTDNIISAFPTLNEHRVLIAIGLVALLAATNLRGVRESGKTFAVPTYLFVAGIMVMIVTGLVRDFLTDSPVVAESAGWSVTPEAGYDDLGGVALVFFALRAFASGCTALTGVEAIANGVPAFRPPKSRNAATTLALMGGIAATMFAGVTALALLGDVRYAENTCDLIGFPGNCETDPQRTVIAQLAAATFGGDTSVGFFYIQAATALVLVLAANTAFNGFPLLGSVLAQDRFLPRQLHTRGDKLVYSNGILLLAGFAALLILAFQADPNRLIQMYIVGVFTSFSIGQWGMVRHWNREIRLSDDAAAKRAMRRSQVINTIGGSLTTAVLVVIVITKFTRGAYLVILVMPVLFLLMKAINRHYSHVAEQLVPDQDARLLPSRVHAIVLVSKVHKPTLRALAFARATRPDVLTALTVNVDENDTRGLQADWERYDIPVPLTVLESPYREITRPVVDYVKAIRRQSPRELVIVFVPQYVVGHWWENVLHNQSALRLRARLQFQPGVMITTVPWQLESSVGRGEDDRRDGPMPGDLRRGLTDDQVEATPYG
- a CDS encoding class I SAM-dependent RNA methyltransferase, producing the protein MAEGPPSPPRPARSARGPGGRPGKGLGWTGREFEVTVGPVAHGGHCVARHEGRVVFVRHTLPGERVVVRVTEDRQPGYCRADAVEVLEASPDRIERPCPYSGPGRCGGCDWQHVSWEGQRRLKADVVREQLTRLGGLDAGDPLLAGLDVEPLPGGPLRWRSRARFAVDRTGAPGLRRHRSHDVVLLDDCPITVEPAAQAVLARRWPGAGAVDVAVDSAGTVTTTRLDRRGVPTSTRVLRAGEDVPGETRRRAGRRAAGRDWEVEGTGFWQVHESAADALVAAVTAAAGVRPGESVLDLYAGAGLFGGALAPAAGESGRVVCVEADAEACAAAEANLAGLPQAEVWQGEVDAEGLTGLLEELGGSPDVVVLDPPRAGAGPAVSRVLAGTGARAVVYVACDPASLGRDVAAFAAAGYRLAALRAFDAFPMTAHVECVALLVPGDAGR
- a CDS encoding DUF4177 domain-containing protein, which codes for MTSWEYASVITANDAESQRAGVSVKLPNGKLERQQGDTSSVLNRLGAEGWELVSYHSSGAGTWGFEQFWLKRQMS
- a CDS encoding ROK family transcriptional regulator yields the protein MDPRQPWLPDLTGPSRRLVQELRVSGPSTRAQLVERTGLSRATVSGYVSDLVDRGLVAPSEETGAVETGGRPARLVHLTRRAGVVVGVDIGRTHVRVAVADLSHEIVGEETTTLPVADLDSDAVLDTVASQVRAELRRVGACTEDVVGAVVGLPTPVVGRAASARGTVARSNILPTWSGRTPAPALQERLGVPVIVENDANLGAVAEVRWGAGRGSRATIYLKMATGVGGAIVLDGDLLRGVSGTAGEMGHVSLDPAGALCRCGNRGCLELTAGGAALLQAIRTAAPHLADLRSLVAGALEGDQACRRLIADAGTSVGQVLGGLVNVLNPDRIVVGGELGTAGDLLVDPLRRALGQSAIPAAAEQLTVVPGSLGARAEVLGALAVALREADRLTG
- the dxs gene encoding 1-deoxy-D-xylulose-5-phosphate synthase; the protein is MSLLRSLRDPADLRALPPEQLPALAAEIRDALVTSVARTGGHLGPNLGTVELTIALHRVFESPREPIVFDTGHQAYVHKMLTGRVEGFERLRQRGGLSGYPSRTESEHDWVENSHASTSLSYADGLAKAFAVRGERRPVVAVIGDGALTGGMAWEALNNIAAAQDRPVVIVVNDNGRSYSPTIGGVADALAGLRLRPGYEQALLAIRQALHKAPVVGSALYDALHGLKKGVKDVLAPQGMFEDLGLKYVGPVDGHDVEVMESALRRARSFGRPVIVHAVTTKGFGYAPAETDQIDAWHATGVFDPDSGVGPAVARDWTTAFSDELVRIGAERSDVVAVTAAMLHPTGLAAFAERFPERTYDVGIAEQHALTSAAGMAMAGLHPVVAVYSTFLNRAFDQLLMDVALHRQPVTVVLDRAGVTGSDGASHNGMWDMSICSVVPGLQLAAPRDEPTLREALREAVAVTDGPTVVRFPKGPPPLDIPALERRGRVDVLRRGERQEVLLVAVGSMVPTCLAAAERAADHGIDVTVVDPRWVLPVADELVETAAAHRLVVTVEDGGRAGGVGSHLSQALQDGQHDVPVRALGLPQAFLEHGSRGQVLADCGLTEQDVARRIAEWTAVLTERAERQVDAERVDGAQQ